One Gimesia aquarii DNA segment encodes these proteins:
- a CDS encoding PDZ domain-containing protein, whose translation MNLQKSMSGKGLLCLLALFLVLSYESQAQEGAPQKKAASTARQKYAALMSEAHKAHLNQHYSKYYKATLGIVATAASGPLAAHLTNGAPDWWTGVGTDLDGNPGYGVVIMHVAPGSPADQAGLMKYDIILSFGKHRLASVRQLNALLEKAQPGQKVALKVIQVGEQGAVSDVEVTLGWAERINAPANGNPSRVHTPYFPPASSFGNDDQYLINPKAPLKYQYAAPYEYAPKLNQAPPIDLGPTPLQ comes from the coding sequence ATGAATTTGCAGAAATCTATGTCAGGCAAGGGTTTGCTATGCCTTCTCGCGTTGTTTTTGGTGCTGAGCTATGAATCACAGGCTCAAGAAGGTGCTCCTCAGAAGAAGGCGGCTTCAACTGCCCGCCAGAAATATGCGGCTCTGATGAGCGAGGCTCATAAAGCTCACTTAAATCAACATTATTCAAAATATTACAAAGCGACGTTGGGAATTGTGGCGACTGCCGCTTCCGGGCCATTGGCTGCTCATTTGACAAATGGGGCACCCGACTGGTGGACCGGAGTGGGTACGGACCTGGATGGAAATCCTGGATATGGTGTTGTCATTATGCACGTAGCCCCTGGCTCTCCCGCGGATCAAGCAGGGCTGATGAAGTACGATATCATTTTGTCATTCGGTAAACATCGCCTGGCTTCTGTTCGTCAATTAAATGCCTTGCTTGAGAAGGCACAACCTGGTCAGAAGGTTGCCCTGAAAGTCATTCAAGTCGGTGAGCAAGGCGCTGTGAGTGATGTCGAAGTGACACTCGGTTGGGCAGAACGTATTAACGCACCAGCTAACGGGAATCCTTCACGGGTACATACGCCATACTTTCCACCGGCATCAAGCTTTGGAAACGATGATCAATATCTCATCAATCCTAAAGCCCCTTTGAAGTATCAATATGCTGCTCCCTATGAGTATGCTCCCAAATTGAATCAAGCACCTCCTATTGATTTAGGACCAACTCCGCTTCAATAG
- a CDS encoding N-carbamoyl-D-amino-acid hydrolase, producing the protein MSRPITIAVAQMGPIPLTQTRADAVERLIGLLREAAQQGSELVLFPECCLTAFFPHWFIEDQAEIDTFFEREMPSPVTQPLFDEAKRLKIGFCLGYAEIVDEQGQTRRYNSSILVERDARIVGKHRKIHLPGHREHRPKNPFQNLEKRYFDVGNLGFQVWNAFGGKIGMCICNDRRWAETYRVLGLQGVELVLLGYNTPLQIPEYPELNPLVGFHNQLSMQAGAYQNGTWVLGAAKTGWEEGVEQLGESCVIAPSGEIRAVAKTNKDELIIHTCDLDETIPYKEGILNFDINRRVEYYQLITQQSDKNK; encoded by the coding sequence ATGAGCAGACCGATTACGATTGCTGTGGCACAGATGGGACCGATTCCTCTCACACAAACAAGAGCTGACGCTGTGGAGCGTTTGATCGGCTTACTACGTGAAGCAGCTCAACAAGGTAGCGAGTTAGTCCTGTTTCCTGAGTGCTGCCTGACTGCATTCTTTCCCCATTGGTTCATTGAAGATCAGGCTGAGATCGACACGTTTTTTGAACGAGAAATGCCGAGCCCTGTTACACAGCCGCTATTTGATGAAGCCAAACGTCTCAAGATTGGCTTCTGTCTCGGTTATGCAGAGATCGTCGACGAGCAGGGACAAACCCGCCGATACAATTCTTCGATACTTGTGGAGCGCGATGCAAGAATTGTTGGCAAACATCGAAAAATTCATCTACCCGGCCATCGAGAGCATCGACCAAAAAATCCGTTTCAAAATTTGGAAAAGCGTTATTTTGATGTTGGTAATCTTGGCTTTCAGGTTTGGAATGCATTTGGCGGTAAAATCGGCATGTGCATTTGCAATGACCGTCGTTGGGCAGAAACCTACCGTGTACTTGGATTACAGGGAGTCGAACTCGTTTTACTGGGTTACAACACACCACTGCAGATCCCGGAATATCCCGAACTCAATCCACTGGTCGGTTTTCATAATCAGCTCAGTATGCAGGCAGGTGCCTACCAAAACGGTACCTGGGTTTTAGGAGCGGCTAAGACGGGGTGGGAAGAGGGTGTAGAACAACTCGGGGAAAGTTGCGTGATCGCCCCCTCGGGAGAAATTCGAGCCGTAGCAAAAACCAATAAAGACGAATTAATCATTCACACCTGTGATCTGGACGAAACCATTCCTTACAAAGAAGGCATTCTCAATTTTGACATCAACCGCCGCGTGGAATATTATCAGTTAATTACGCAACAGTCAGACAAAAACAAATAA
- a CDS encoding arylsulfatase — MNSSALSYLKLGLIAFVAVFLTDICCSRQVWSAENEQQRPNILLIVADDLGYSDLGCFGGEIETPHLDSLAAKGVRLTQFYNTGRCCPSRGSLMTGQYPHRIGLGHMTRNLNQRGYQGHIADEAITIAQILQRGGYRTFLSGKWHLGTEDPTKLGFEEFYGTLVSAKTFWDVNHFTRLPASRATHTYPKGEFYGTDAVTDYAIDFMHMGRRTPDQPWFLYLAYNAPHFPLHAPKEDILKYADRYHIGWDQVRKQRLARMKSLGIVPQNTKLSPRSRYWDWGESESRVNPAWDSLPTDRRGDLARRMAIFAAMVDRMDRNIGRVLTSLRQNNELENTLIIFTSDNGACAEWDPHGFDIKSSRNNTLYWGNQLDKMGGPDTHHSVGSGWANASNTPWRLYKHYNHEGGIASPGIVHWPAQVQQTGTIRSNPAHIIDIAPTLLEAAQVSYPSQWDGHATLPLPGQSLMPLVKGQKQTARTLYFEHQGNRALREGRWKLSALRGEPWELYDISQDRTELNNLAQQYPDLTKQMAQKWNVWAKENFVLPFPKDYRIDYLAPLAK; from the coding sequence ATGAATTCTTCCGCACTGTCTTACTTGAAGTTGGGACTCATTGCTTTTGTTGCCGTATTCCTGACCGATATCTGTTGTTCTAGACAAGTCTGGAGCGCTGAGAACGAACAACAACGTCCCAATATTCTTCTAATCGTCGCCGACGATTTGGGTTATAGTGATTTGGGCTGCTTCGGCGGTGAAATTGAAACTCCTCATTTAGATTCCTTAGCGGCCAAAGGAGTTCGATTAACTCAATTTTATAACACAGGGCGTTGCTGCCCGTCACGTGGTTCGCTGATGACAGGCCAATACCCGCACCGCATCGGGTTGGGACATATGACGAGAAATCTCAATCAGCGAGGCTATCAGGGACACATCGCTGATGAAGCCATTACCATCGCACAAATTCTGCAACGTGGAGGTTATCGTACATTTCTCTCAGGTAAATGGCACTTAGGAACGGAAGATCCAACGAAACTCGGTTTTGAAGAATTTTATGGCACGCTTGTCAGTGCCAAAACATTTTGGGACGTCAATCATTTCACACGGCTCCCTGCATCACGAGCAACGCATACCTATCCTAAAGGTGAATTTTACGGTACCGATGCCGTGACTGATTATGCAATTGACTTCATGCATATGGGCAGACGAACTCCCGATCAACCTTGGTTTTTATATCTGGCCTATAATGCGCCGCACTTCCCGTTACATGCTCCAAAGGAGGACATTCTTAAATATGCAGATCGCTATCATATCGGCTGGGATCAAGTGCGCAAACAACGGCTTGCTCGTATGAAATCTCTGGGTATTGTCCCACAGAATACAAAACTGTCTCCACGATCACGCTATTGGGATTGGGGCGAGTCAGAATCGCGCGTCAATCCGGCCTGGGATTCATTACCCACTGACCGTCGTGGTGACTTAGCGCGTCGTATGGCCATTTTTGCTGCGATGGTTGACCGTATGGATCGAAACATTGGTCGTGTCTTAACCAGCCTGCGTCAAAATAACGAACTTGAAAATACTCTGATTATTTTCACTTCTGACAATGGTGCCTGTGCTGAATGGGACCCTCATGGATTTGACATCAAGTCCAGCCGCAATAACACACTCTATTGGGGAAACCAACTCGACAAAATGGGAGGCCCGGACACCCACCATAGCGTAGGGTCAGGTTGGGCAAATGCCTCTAATACACCATGGCGTCTCTACAAACATTACAACCATGAAGGAGGCATCGCCTCGCCGGGTATCGTACATTGGCCCGCCCAAGTACAACAGACGGGAACGATCAGATCAAATCCAGCCCACATCATTGATATTGCTCCCACCCTGTTAGAGGCTGCACAGGTCAGCTATCCCTCTCAGTGGGATGGTCACGCCACGCTGCCACTGCCGGGACAAAGTTTGATGCCGCTGGTCAAGGGACAGAAACAAACAGCACGTACACTTTACTTTGAGCATCAAGGGAATCGAGCCCTTCGTGAAGGACGCTGGAAACTCTCTGCCCTACGTGGAGAACCCTGGGAACTCTATGATATTTCTCAAGACCGTACTGAATTAAACAACTTAGCTCAACAATATCCTGATCTCACAAAGCAAATGGCGCAAAAGTGGAATGTCTGGGCGAAAGAAAACTTTGTACTCCCCTTCCCCAAAGATTATCGAATTGATTATCTGGCTCCATTAGCAAAGTAA
- a CDS encoding YybH family protein: MKIPKDKTPFCFTIPFFTLLFIFNSSNLFAQFQRSPLAENLGVTSPPSQPTPQTTDLKRAIQNLSTAFKNAFDQGNAKAVASFWSPEGEYIDANGLRLVGRPAIEKAYETYFKQNKNAKIQIAVDSVRQIGNNLAIEEGRTAVTVPNSAPDLSQYTATYVKSDGKWKMVSVKESSMTVSSAHSGLKDLEWIIGTWVVEDQRLALATTYQWLPGKKFVERTFSANVKGSSKPIGKQIIGMDPLSGHLMSWTFNSDGSHAVGIWTAIDNGWVIESRGVTSNGKITTADNILTKIDNNGCRWQSVNRTVNGVEMPDALEVVSKRK; this comes from the coding sequence ATGAAGATCCCCAAAGACAAAACTCCTTTTTGTTTTACAATTCCATTTTTCACGCTGCTGTTTATTTTTAACAGTTCTAACTTGTTTGCTCAGTTTCAAAGGTCTCCTTTAGCAGAGAATTTGGGAGTGACATCACCCCCCTCTCAACCTACTCCACAAACAACAGATCTTAAACGAGCCATTCAAAATTTATCCACAGCCTTTAAAAATGCATTCGACCAGGGAAATGCCAAGGCTGTTGCCAGCTTTTGGTCTCCTGAGGGTGAATATATTGATGCTAATGGATTGCGACTGGTAGGACGTCCTGCGATTGAAAAAGCATATGAGACCTACTTTAAACAAAATAAGAATGCAAAAATTCAGATCGCCGTTGATTCCGTTCGTCAGATTGGTAACAACCTGGCAATTGAAGAAGGACGTACGGCTGTTACGGTTCCGAATTCTGCTCCGGATTTAAGCCAGTATACGGCAACGTATGTCAAAAGTGATGGAAAATGGAAAATGGTCAGCGTGAAAGAGTCCAGTATGACCGTTTCTTCTGCACATTCGGGGCTAAAAGATTTGGAATGGATTATAGGTACCTGGGTCGTTGAAGACCAGCGGCTTGCACTGGCAACGACGTACCAATGGTTACCAGGTAAAAAATTTGTTGAACGGACTTTTTCCGCAAACGTAAAAGGTTCCTCAAAACCCATTGGAAAACAGATTATTGGAATGGACCCTCTCAGTGGCCATCTAATGTCTTGGACATTTAATTCTGATGGGAGTCATGCCGTTGGAATTTGGACCGCTATCGATAATGGTTGGGTAATTGAATCGCGGGGTGTTACCAGTAACGGAAAGATTACAACTGCTGATAACATTCTAACAAAAATAGATAACAATGGCTGCCGCTGGCAATCGGTCAATCGGACTGTGAATGGAGTCGAAATGCCGGATGCACTTGAGGTGGTTTCAAAACGAAAATAA